One window of the Shewanella maritima genome contains the following:
- the gshA gene encoding glutamate--cysteine ligase — MKSFNEVIEHLDTSAGRSALLGMQRGIEREALRIDEQGQLAKDAHPKALGSALTHSRITTDYSEALLEFITPVNQDIDVLLEGLTQTHAYSVQNIYGQKLWPVSMPCFVGNEKDIPIAQYGTSNNGKMKTLYREGLTHRYGPLMQIIAGVHFNFSVSDELWQQLFELKLANTSTVGSECSKQDFISESYFGLIRNYRRLVWVMPYLFGSSPALCGSFIKDQQHNFDFKTTGKGTLYLPYATSLRMSDLGYTNKEQDTLNISYDSLPEYLQGVQAAIRQPSTEFAKIGVKVDGEYRQLNSNILQIENEFYSPIRAKRVTQAGEKPSEALARGGVEYIEVRALDVNPFSPIGIEASQVRFLDLFLLHCLLSPSLPSSEAQEAEISANLNKVIELGRQPGLTLSRDGQEVSMQSWLLELFGELQQIAKLLDKQEFAQGEESNRYQQALSQWHSAVLDPNLTLSGRVHRDVVEQGQDHGQWVQSLMDEYHGYLADYQLGADIQAAYQQEADTSLNQQAQIEAQTSVDFDQFLADYFKDVVAS, encoded by the coding sequence TTGAAATCATTCAATGAAGTTATTGAGCACTTAGATACCAGTGCAGGGCGCAGTGCATTATTAGGTATGCAGCGCGGTATTGAGCGCGAAGCTTTGCGTATAGATGAGCAAGGCCAGTTAGCTAAAGACGCTCATCCAAAAGCATTAGGCAGTGCATTAACCCATTCACGGATCACCACAGATTACAGTGAAGCCTTACTTGAGTTCATCACGCCTGTTAATCAGGATATTGATGTGCTGCTTGAAGGTTTAACCCAAACCCATGCCTATAGTGTGCAAAACATCTATGGACAAAAGCTATGGCCAGTAAGCATGCCTTGCTTTGTGGGCAATGAAAAAGATATTCCTATCGCTCAGTATGGCACCTCTAACAACGGTAAAATGAAAACTCTTTACCGTGAAGGTTTAACTCACAGATACGGCCCATTAATGCAAATTATTGCAGGGGTACACTTTAATTTCTCTGTGTCTGATGAATTATGGCAGCAGCTATTTGAGCTTAAGCTTGCTAACACCTCAACCGTTGGCAGCGAGTGCAGTAAACAAGACTTCATTTCTGAATCTTATTTTGGCTTAATTCGCAATTACCGCAGGCTGGTTTGGGTGATGCCATATTTGTTTGGCTCATCACCTGCGCTATGTGGCTCGTTTATCAAAGACCAACAACATAACTTTGATTTTAAAACCACGGGCAAAGGGACGCTATATTTACCTTACGCCACCTCGCTGCGCATGAGTGATTTAGGCTATACCAACAAAGAGCAAGATACGCTAAACATTAGCTACGACTCTTTACCTGAGTATTTACAAGGTGTGCAAGCAGCTATTCGTCAACCTTCAACTGAGTTCGCCAAAATTGGCGTCAAAGTCGATGGTGAGTATCGTCAGTTAAACAGCAATATCTTACAGATTGAAAACGAATTTTACTCGCCAATTCGCGCTAAGCGTGTGACACAAGCTGGCGAGAAACCGTCAGAAGCACTTGCTAGAGGCGGCGTTGAGTACATTGAAGTGCGCGCGCTAGATGTAAACCCATTTAGCCCGATTGGTATTGAGGCCAGTCAGGTACGCTTTTTAGATTTATTCCTATTACATTGTTTGTTGTCACCATCTTTGCCGAGTAGTGAAGCGCAAGAAGCCGAAATCTCTGCAAACCTTAATAAGGTGATTGAACTTGGGCGTCAGCCAGGCCTAACGCTTAGCCGCGATGGCCAAGAAGTTAGTATGCAGTCATGGTTATTAGAGTTGTTTGGTGAGCTGCAGCAAATAGCTAAGCTGCTAGATAAGCAAGAGTTTGCACAAGGTGAAGAGAGCAACCGTTACCAGCAAGCTCTGAGTCAATGGCATAGTGCCGTGCTCGACCCTAATTTAACCTTATCTGGTCGCGTGCATCGCGATGTGGTTGAACAAGGTCAAGATCATGGTCAATGGGTACAGTCATTGATGGATGAGTACCATGGCTATTTGGCTGACTACCAACTCGGTGCTGATATCCAAGCTGCTTATCAGCAAGAAGCAGATACGTCATTAAACCAGCAAGCGCAAATCGAAGCGCAAACGAGTGTCGATTTTGATCAATTCTTAGCAGACTATTTCAAAGATGTGGTTGCGAGCTAA